One Cucumis sativus cultivar 9930 chromosome 1, Cucumber_9930_V3, whole genome shotgun sequence DNA segment encodes these proteins:
- the LOC101222361 gene encoding bidirectional sugar transporter SWEET5: MVNTETARTVIGIIGNVISFGLFMSPIPTFVKIIKHKAVEDFKPDPYLATILNCAMWVFYGMPFVHPDSILVVTINGIGFFIEAVYVSIFFIYSPWAKKKKMMVILLIETIFFAVVVVITLLVFHTTTTRTYFVGILCIIFNIGMYTSPLTVMRLVIKTRSVKYMPFTLSLANFCNGIVWAIYAILKFDPNVLIPNSLGALSGLIQLILYATYYKTTNWDSDDSSRSKRPEVQMTDNV; the protein is encoded by the exons ATGGTGAATACAGAGACAGCAAGAACAGTGATTGGCATTAtag gaAATGTCATAtcttttggtttatttatgTCACCAAT CCCAACATttgtcaaaataataaagCACAAGGCAGTGGAAGATTTCAAGCCAGATCCTTACTTGGCTACAATTCTTAATTGTGCTATGTGGGTGTTCTATGGAATGCCTTTTGTTCATCCCGATAGCATTCTCGTCGTTACTATCAACGGTATCGGTTTTTTCATCGAAGCCGTGTACGTTTCCATCTTCTTTATCTACTCTCCATGGGCCAAGAAA aagaagatgatggtCATTTTGTTGATCGAAACTATTTTCTTTGCTGTCGTCGTCGTTATTACGCTTCTGGTTTTCCATACCACCACAACTAGAACTTACTTTGTTGGCATTTTATGTATTATCTTCAACATTGGAATGTATACTTCTCCATTGACTGTCATG CGACTAGTCATCAAAACAAGGAGTGTGAAATATATGCCATTTACTCTCTCCCTTGCCAACTTTTGCAACGGTATTGTATGGGCCATTTACGCTATTCTCAAGTTCGATCCTAACGTCTTG ATTCCAAACAGTTTGGGAGCACTTTCTGGGTTGATACAATTGATTCTATATGCAACTTATTATAAAACTACAAATTGGGACAGTGACGACTCATCGCGCTCGAAGAGGCCAGAGGTGCAAATGACAGATAATGTGTAG
- the LOC101221889 gene encoding U-box domain-containing protein 19, with protein MFRNPKLSDRRILTFPAVHPCSAISPATLLASLIDLCRQICNHQTKSFVTQKRNARETIRQIGILLIFFEELRDMSSNLPDSVVLCFSELHLTFQKILFLFEDCSRSNAKIWMLMKSQFVATQFWVLIRALATALDVLPLSRIDTSDEVKELVELVAKQARIAKFGLDKDDELTVKRLQSILLQFDKGIEPDLTAIKRVLNYLEIRRWSDCNKEIKFLQEEIDFQYSDLKERDVQILSSLVGFMSYSRVTLFEALDFRDKNQAEFKCNPEILSCLNPDDFRCPISLELMIDPVTVSTGQTYDRASIQKWLSAGNFICPKTGERLTSLELVPNSSVKKLINQFCADNGISLAKFNVRSHDITRTIIPGSLAAAEAIKFTSEFLLRRLVFGTSTEKNKAAYEIRLLAKSNIFNRSCLIKAGAIPPLLNLLSSFDKSTQENAIAAILKLSKHSTGKILVMENGGLPPILSVLKSGFCLESRQLAAATLFYLSSVKEYRKLIGEIPDAIAGLIDLVKEGTTCGKKNAVVAIFGLLLCPKNNKTVLNSGAVPILLDIIATSNNSELISDSLAVIAALAESTEGTNAILQASALPLLIKTLNSESTLAGKEYCVSTLRSLCSHGGEEVVAALADDRTIAGSLYSVVTEGNAAAGKKARWLLKILHKFRENDVAVNTAADQERSVDVW; from the coding sequence ATGTTTCGAAATCCCAAATTATCCGATCGTCGGATTCTTACTTTTCCGGCGGTTCATCCATGCTCTGCTATTTCACCGGCCACTCTTTTGGCCTCCTTGATCGATCTTTGCCGTCAAATATGTAATCACCAAACGAAAAGTTTCGTGACCCAGAAACGAAACGCCCGAGAAACCATTCGACAAATCggaattttattgatattctTTGAGGAACTTCGCGACATGTCGTCCAATCTTCCGGATTCTGTTGTGCTTTGTTTTTCAGAGCTTCATCTCACGTTTcagaaaattttgttcttgtttgaAGATTGCTCGCGTTCTAATGCGAAGATTTGGATGTTAATGAAGTCCCAATTCGTGGCTACTCAGTTTTGGGTTTTGATTCGAGCGCTCGCTACGGCTCTCGATGTGTTGCCGTTGAGTCGGATTGATACGAGCGATGAAGTGAAAGAGTTGGTGGAATTAGTTGCGAAACAAGCAAGAATTGCGAAGTTTGGGCTGGATAAAGATGATGAATTGACGGTGAAGCGTCTTCAATCGATTTTGCTGCAATTTGACAAGGGGATTGAGCCGGATTTGACCGCCATTAAAAGGGTTCTTAATTACCTTGAGATTCGAAGGTGGAGTGATTGTAATAAAGAGATTAAATTCTTGCAAGAGGAGATTGATTTTCAGTATTCGGATTTGAAAGAACGAGATGTTCAAATTTTGAGCAGTTTGGTGGGTTTTATGAGTTACAGCAGAGTAACTCTGTTTGAAGCTTTGGATTTTCGGGACAAAAATCAAGCGGAATTCAAATGCAATCCCGAGATTCTTAGTTGTTTGAACCCAGATGATTTTCGATGTCCAATTTCTCTTGAACTTATGATTGATCCGGTTACTGTTTCCACCGGACAGACTTACGATCGAGCTTCGATTCAAAAATGGCTTTCCGCTGGAAATTTCATCTGTCCCAAAACTGGGGAGAGGCTCACAAGCTTAGAGCTGGTGCCAAATTCGAGTGTCAAAAAGTTGATTAATCAATTTTGTGCCGACAATGGAATTTCCTTGGCCAAATTCAACGTACGATCTCATGACATAACTCGAACTATAATTCCGGGGAGCTTGGCGGCTGCGGAAGCGATCAAATTCACTTCGGAGTTTCTTCTCCGGCGACTGGTTTTTGGAACGAGTACAGAAAAGAACAAGGCAGCATATGAGATTCGTTTGTTGGCGAAATCGAACATCTTTAACCGGTCTTGTTTGATTAAAGCTGGTGCAATTCCACCATTGTTGAATCTTCTCTCGTCATTCGATAAATCGACCCAAGAAAACGCCATTGCTGCaattttgaagctttcaaagcATTCAACTGGTAAGATTTTGGTGATGGAAAATGGAGGATTACCGCCGATTCTCTCTGTTTTAAAATCCGGGTTTTGTTTAGAATCTCGTCAATTAGCCGCCGCCACATTGTTCTACCTCTCATCGGTAAAGGAATACCGGAAACTAATCGGCGAAATTCCTGACGCCATAGCAGGCCTAATCGATCTCGTCAAGGAAGGAACAACATGTGGGAAAAAAAACGCAGTAGTTGCCATCTTCGGGCTTTTACTCTGTcccaaaaacaacaaaaccgTTCTTAATTCCGGCGCCGTTCCAATTCTTCTTGACATAATCGCCACCTCCAACAACAGCGAATTGATTTCCGATTCCCTGGCAGTAATAGCAGCATTGGCTGAGAGTACAGAAGGAACCAACGCGATTCTTCAAGCATCAGCTCTGCCTCTGCTTATAAAGACTTTGAATTCGGAAAGTACATTGGCCGGAAAAGAGTACTGCGTTTCGACTCTGCGTTCTCTGTGCAGCCACGGCGGCGAGGAGGTGGTGGCGGCACTGGCTGATGATCGAACCATTGCAGGGTCGCTTTATTCGGTTGTGACTGAGGGAAATGCTGCGGCAGGGAAGAAGGCGCGGTGGTTGTTGAAGATTTTGCATAAGTTTAGGGAAAACGATGTGGCGGTGAACACGGCGGCTGATCAAGAACGATCAGTTGATGTTTGGTAG
- the LOC101222599 gene encoding transcription factor bHLH162-like, translated as MPKLAHGETSSSSKLDRKTIEKNRRIHMKSLCSNLFNLLPPSHFKIPKVDLSLSLNFLIIPVIYLKTNIWVMRYINVLDVHACIFYLFVLQELISQQNQICYVITYINELKERVKNLEKRKQALQLQTHSSHVHNQANNIVNDVTWPLIEINDLGNDIIHIVLISSLNRSFTLHQIISVIEEEGGQVVNASLSTIGNKVFHSLHIEAKISRIGIETSRVKRRLMNLVYQKQN; from the exons ATGCCTAAGCTTGCCCATGGTgaaacttcttcttcttcgaaaCTTGATCGTAAGACTATcgagaaaaatagaagaattcaTATGAAATCTCTCTGCTCTAAcctttttaatcttcttcctCCCTCCCATTTCAAAATCCCTAAGGTTGatctttccctttctcttaaCTTTCTAATCATACCTGTTATATATCTCAAAACCAATATATGGGTTATGAGATACATA aatgtGTTGGATGTACACGcgtgtattttttatttgtttgttttgcaGGAATTGATatcacaacaaaatcaaatttgttatgtgATTACGTacataaatgaattgaaagaaagagTGAAGAATTtggagaaaaggaaacaagCTTTACAATTACAAACTCATTCTTCACATGTTCACAATCAAGCCAATAACATTGTCAATGATGTTACATGGCCTCTAATTGAGATAAACGACTTAGGTAATGACATTATTCATATAGTGCTTATTAGTAGCCTCAATAGAAGCTTCACACTTCACCAAATTATTAGTGTCATTGAAGAGGAAGGTGGCCAAGTTGTCAACGCTAGCTTATCCACTATCGGCAACAAAGTCTTTCACTCCCTCCACATCGAA GCTAAGATCTCGAGGATTGGAATAGAGACTTCAAGAGTAAAACGACGATTGATGAATTTGGTATACCAAAAGCAAAACTAA
- the LOC101221659 gene encoding spermidine synthase 1, with protein MTFQNGVSSSPIKAMLHAPTIETNHNEPIEIISFSPIQNGTQNGDSFSPAFPGCYVDIAPFYPDHGQVFKLEKVIFKGKSQYQDLFVFQTSTHGKVVILDGSLQLTEKDEFAYQEMLTHLPLCSIPNPKKVLLIGGGDGGILREASRHACLEQIDICDLDKMVVDVYKKHFPNIAIGYKDPRVNSYIGDGRKHRTTMFVTFHPIVLRIVVAFMFVTFV; from the exons atgACATTTCAAAATGGTGTCTCTTCTTCTCCCATTAAAGCTATGCTCCATGCCCCTACCATTGAAACCAACCATAATGAGCCTATTGAAatcatttctttctctcctaTTCAAAATGGCACCCAAAATGGAGATTCTTTTTCGCCTGCCTTTCCGGGATGCTATGTCGATATTGCCCCATTCTATCCTG atcACGGACAAGTATTTAAGCTAGAGAAGGTCATATTCAAAGGAAAATCCCAGTATCAagatctttttgtttttcag acaTCAACACATGGAAAGGTTGTTATTTTGGATGGGTCACTTCAACTAACAGAGAAGGATGAATTTGCTTATCAAGAAATGCTCACTCATCTCCCACTTTGTTCTATTCCCAATCCCAAAAAG GTCTTGCTCATTGGAGGAGGAGATGGAGGGATTCTTCGAGAAGCATCTCGACATGCTTGCCTTGAGCAAATCGACATTTGTGATCTCGACAAGATGGTGGTTGAT GTTTACAAGAAGCACTTCCCAAACATTGCTATCGGATACAAGGACCCTCGTGTGAATTCATACATAGGCGACGGTAGGAAACATAGAACTACCATGTTTGTTACATTTCACCCCATCGTTTTGAGGATTGTTGTTGCTTTTATGTTTGTTACTTTCGTGTAA
- the LOC101221888 gene encoding protein DELETION OF SUV3 SUPPRESSOR 1(I), which translates to MATESKTATEEVKIDLFEDDDEFEEFEINEEWEMKEEGKEITQQWEDDWDDDDVNDDFSLQLRRELESNTEKK; encoded by the exons atGGCGACTGAATCCAAGACTGCGACTGAGGAAGTTAAGATTGACCTctttgaagatgatgatgagtttgaagagtttgaaattaatgaag AGTgggaaatgaaagaagaaggcAAAGAAATTACACAGCAGTGGGAAGACGACTGGGATGATGACGATGTCAACGACGACTTCTCTCTGCAGCTTAGAAGAGAATTGGAGAGCAATACCGAGAAGAAATGA
- the LOC101222125 gene encoding uncharacterized protein LOC101222125 produces the protein MEIVVSAVLLVVGIAVLVVIHVCIVGRALREEGIWRSDNNNNNNSYGMKRFSNEDLEKIPCYEYSNKLEDFEMEYSWLLNKPICPICRTFAAVLPKISLIQLN, from the exons ATGGAGATTGTTGTATCAGCTGTTCTGTTAGTGGTTGGAATTGCTGTTTTAGTTGTAATTCATGTTTGTATTGTTGGGAGAGCTTTAAGAGAAGAAGGAATTTGGAGaagtgataataataataataacaatagttATGGAATGAAGAGGTTTTCAAATGAAGATTTGGAGAAGATTCCTTGTTATGAGTACAGCAACAAACTGGAGGATTTTGAAATGGAAT ATTCTTGGCTTTTGAACAAACCCATTTGCCCAATTTGTAGAACTTTTGCTGCTGTTCTTCccaaaatttcattgattCAATTGAATTGA